The following DNA comes from Aquila chrysaetos chrysaetos chromosome 9, bAquChr1.4, whole genome shotgun sequence.
ACAGACCCCATGGATCACGGCATCCCAACCCCATGGGTGCCCAGCAATGAGGATAAGGGGGAGCACAGGGAAGGAGCTTGCCTCCAGgatccctctctcctcccaggcAAGATCTGCGCAATGCTGTATGACAAGCTTCCCAGCGGGGCTGTCACCTGCCCCACACACATATTTGCACTGTCTGGTGCCCCCTCGCCTGCAGAGGACAAGCAAGACCCCAGACCCCAGACCCCAGCCTGGAACCTTTGGAGCCAGGACTCCCCTGTTTTGTCCCTGCTTcaccctctgccccagcccggACCCTCCCCAGGGTCTTGCTTCCCTTTGGCACACCACTGAGGTTTTACTGTCCCTTCCCCATGGCCACCCTGCCCTCCACAGTGTCCCCAAGAGCCAGCATTCCCAGGGTCGGTGACACTGCTGCCTCCCACCCAGGGAAGAAGAACTCCATCTTGCTCCGCAAGCGAGCCGAGCACAGCGCGGGGCCCATGAACAATGAGATGATCCAGCAGATTGTGAAGCACGACCAGGACATGGCCCACAACATCCAGGACCTGCAGCAGATGGCAATGGGCCGGGAGCTGAGTGGCAAGCCAGTGATCTGGGAGCCGCTGGTGCACGCGCCCCTGCAGACAGCTGCCGCCACCACCAACGTGGCCATTGCCTTGACTCACCAGCACAGCCTGCAGGCCCACATCTTCCTGCCGCCCTCCTCCATCTCCAGCCCACTCTCACCTGAGGCCACCTTGCTCACGAAGCAGGTGCGCAggtcccagcccagcctggggggCTCCCGGCCCTCCTCTATGAGCTCTCCGTCAGGGGTGCAGTCCCACCTCCAGACGCCCGCTGCCGGTTCGCCTTCCTCCCCCATGGTCCAGTCCCAGGCACCCCTGGAGAGCGGGGGCCAGAGACCAAGCCATGGGGCGCAGCCCCTGCCACGCGTGGCGCAGAAGGGGGATCTGCCAGCGGTGGCCAAGCAGCCCCCAGCTGGCTCCCAGCCTCAGCTCTCCAAGTCCCGCGGCGCCTCGGTCTCCACctcactgctgcagcaggcagcaggggctCCATCCCCCAGCTCGGAGCAGGTGCTGCCAGTGGGGAGAACACTCCACTACAGCCTGTCCCGAGCCACTGGCTCCCACATCtctcttctgatgcagccccagcagctggtGAAGCACAGGAGCACCCAGGGCCTGCCGGTGGGGCGGCTCACCCAGGATGTCCGGCTCCTCTCCgcctcccagccctcccttccCAATAAAGTGGCCCAGCAAGCCGATGGGAGCTCTTTGCAGCAGGGCAGAAAATCTGTGGGGAACCTGGCCCGCAGATCCTCTCCCTCGGTAGCCGGACTCCTCGCCAAGCCATGTCCGGGGATCCCAGGCCAGCCAGCACACTCGCAGCAGATGCCTTCAGGATCGCTGGCTCAACCCAGCCGCTCCGTGGCGGGAGCATCCACCCCACAGTCCCCGGTCTCCGCatccaggcaggcagcaggtccCTCCTGCAAGGGCTCTGTGGCCTTCAGCCCTGAGGTGGAAACAGGGAAGCCCAAACTCCCATCCAACATGTGAGTCCCCAGCGGCACCCATGCACAAGCAGGAGGGGTCCTGGCACCCTGGCGGtagaggcagcaggagaggcaggGCACCTGGCGAAGGCCTCCAGCCCCGGCTCTGTTGGAGGGAAGACAAGGTGAGAGGCAGCACCTGGGGCCGTGGACTGGCTGCTCTGGGTATGGGGGCACGGCAGGGACAGGTGTGGGGCAGCCCCAGAGCTGGCCCAGCTGGATGAGGAGGGGGCTCTGCTGACCGCCCGGAGGAGGGGACCCTGCCTGGGCTCTCCCCTCCTTGCTCCATCACCATCTGTCCTGAGTCCTACCCTCCTCCTGGAGGCAATGGGATGGGTCAGAGCCCTTGCCCAAACTCTGGCCTCCCTGGGGAGCCAGGCTCCCCACAACTGCTCCTTGGGGGCAAGGGCCCCCCATGGCCTCTCCTCGGGGCCAGACCAGCGCTGgtggctgctccagcagcagccagcacatgTCCACCTTGATCCCCAAAAAGCTCTGCCCAGTGCCCTTGCTttttgggagaggagggagaggcagcCCCTCGGGGCCCATTGCCGAGGGCAGAGTGAGGGGGCTGGAGCCCACAGCAGGGTCTCCCTGGGCAGGCAGAGCGCAGGTACCCAGAGCCAGCAGGGGCCAGGTCCCCCCTCCCTGAGGCCCTGGCAGGTCCCTTGGGGCACGGTGGCAGGACCTGGAGGTCCCAGACAGGGTTCCCCTGGTGTGATGAGTGCCAGGTGTTGGAGCTGGAGGCAGACCGGTCTCCCACTGAGCAGCCCCCAGGTGCCTCTCCCCGGCTCGGGGGAGCATCTTGCCTCAGAGGTGCTAGGTCCCCGCGGGATTGGGatgtgctgctgggcagggctcTGCCCCCACACCCAGGCGCTGCGGCATAGACCCATGCTCTGGCAAGGGGGCAGCCGGGGGAgacccagctgcctgcagctccaggaGGATGCTCAGAGGGGACAGCCCAGGGGCAATCCCGCTGCCTGCGGCTGCTGGGAGGATGCTCAGCCTGGGCTGTgctcctcccctgccctgcactCCGGTCCCATTTCCAGACTGCCTGGAGATGCCGGTCACCAGCGTCACAGCGAGCAAAAGGGTGTCGTGAAGAGATGCCAACCCTGGGCAGCACCTGGATGACATGCAGGGTCATGGGGCTGCCTCCCCTTGCCCTCCTGGGTCTCTGTGCGGGAAGGCAGGGGCCCAGGGTCCCCGCAGCCGACCCACATTGCCCTTCCAGAGCCGGTAGTCAGCAATGTGTGTTCAAGTTGTGGCTCTGCCgagcagctgagctctgcttACAGTGTCGCTTTGGGCCAACCGTGTTAACAGTCCTGGTTAGAGTAGTGTCCCCTCCTGACCCTGCCACGCTGCGCAAGCTGCTTCCCACTACTGGAGTCAGGAACCATGGCTTGTAGTCGTGCTTTGGGGCTTGGCTGCCACTGAGCGGGGCCTACCAGACCCCTGGTGCAGCAGGTGAGGGTCTTGTTCCACGCAATACTTCTCAAAGTGAGGTCTTCAGTTCTCCCCCCTCGTGTTTTGGGATGTCAGGACCAGTCTGGACTGCAGGGCTGCTCAGGGAGCCCAGCCTGCAGGGCACAGCAGCCCAGCAGGAATCCCTTCAGCGTGTCCATCAGACAGGATGTCcagcactgcctttttttcacaGACTTCAACTCCTCTTCCCCGCCCACCCCCATGTCCCGCTCCATCCCCATGGTTGGTGTCTCCCTGGCAGCCCCTCGGGAAGGGGtctgcagccaggctgcatAGTCAGACGTTCCCGGGCTGCGTTTACACTGCGTGATGTAGATGTTTTAGTGGTCATCCTAGGCGTCCCCTGCAGAGCATGCGGGCTGGCCCGGACGGCACCgagcacagctctgcttctgctggctGCACCACTGGTGCACCCTCCCCACACCACAGCCCCATGCCAGGAGCCAGAGCCACCCTGTGCTCCAGTCACCACTGCGGTGGACCCTGCCATGAGCTGCGTCAGCTCATGGCCCCAGTGCCCTGTCCTGGTGGGGAGGCAAGAGGGGCAGCTGGAAGGGCAAGGGCCGGGGGTGCTGGCTGTGTGCACACGTCTCTATGGCATGCGTGGGCGCAAGTCTAGCCACCAAAGACCATGATCCTTCACTCTTGCACTCACGGCAGTCAATGTACAGAGCTTGTAGTTTTCATATCGCAgagaatttaaaagcatttttttatttttggttgttGTACATAACggatttaaataataaagagaGATTCTGAGCTCGTCTGGAGGAGCCTCCTTCAGCGCCGTCCGCCGGCACCCCAAGCACCCTGCCTGCCAggacaggacagggggagatgCCAGAGTCCCCCTCCTACTTAAAAGCCAGATCTGATCCCGGccctctgcagagccaggagcagccagggcaTCCTTGGGTGCCCAGCGAAGGgcctcttccccagccctgctgaccCAGGCAGCGCAGTGGGAGCCCAAAGGCAACAGgtcccctcccacccaccctcATCCCTTTGGGCCCTGGGGAGATTAATGTTTAATCTTTGGTTATTTTCCCCTCCCATCTCCCTTCCATCTATTAAcatggggggagggggaggtttGATACCACCTGATTGCAGAGCAGACTCTAGGCATTAACTAGATTAAACAAAGGTCATGCAGCGTGAGATGGGCTGGGGTGCCCGACCCATGGCAGCCGGGGCATTTGTGGCACACAGCCCCATGCAGTGGTGCCAGGGCACGGGTCTGCGGGCACAGCTTTGCTCTGACTGCACCCCTCCCTGTGCACCCCTCCTCGGCAGCTCCTGCCTCAGCACCCTGTTGCAGCACCATCAGCACAGTGCAGGCAGGACACCAGCACACGCGGCCATCGCACAGTGCCCTGCTGGCTCTcccacagcagctttgctgtggGGTTGCGTCACaagggcagcccctgcccgcacCCCTGCACACaacagctgccagcagccacgCCGTCAGCAAGAGTTAGGCTCTGTGATACATGATGAGATCAGAGCTCATTAGTGGTTTCTTTCTAATTTGATTATTTCAGATTACACTGAAGCCAGCCTGATTAAGAGTGTGTGTAGGCTAATGGTCCCCCACCCCAGCATCCTGCTGGAAGGCCGGGCTGCGCTGCCAGTGGCCAGGCCTGGCTCTGACTGGCCACCGAGCCGCTCCACAGAACACACCAAGGCTGCCCAAAGCAGAATGAGCATTTTCTTGGAAGTACAATTCCAGCCCGcgtttctcatgcccagctagGATTTACCCACCatctgcagggctgggctgctcAGGCAGCCAacgcagctggggctggggaggaggcgAAGGGACACGCTGGCTCTTACCGTGTCCCAGGGCAAGGCAgagccccgctgcctgccccagggGTAAGGGCAGAGCCCtgtgcagctgccagcagcccgGCCCCAGCTCTGCAAGGGCACACGACCCCTCCCCCGGGGTGGGGTGGCTCAGCCCGGAGACCCCGCGTTCCCGGCTGCGGCAACGGCGGGTGCGGGGGATTAGCACGTAAGAAGGCAGAGATTAATTAAACCGGGGTTATCTGAGATTAGAGGATTACGGCAGATAAACGGGAGATTGCCAATCAGCGGCGcgggcgccggggccggggggggatGCCACCGCAGAGCTGCGCCCACCCAGCATGTCCCCGGCCCGGGTGGGTGATGGCGGCGGGGATGACGGGAAGCCAGACCCTCTCCCCCGGTCCCCAGGCTCTCAGCCGCAGACAAAGGTGTCTGCATGGCACCCCACCACCTGACACCTGCACCCCCACACCTGCGCTGCACCCCCCTGTTACACTGCACAGCGACCCTGCCACCCCCCAGCTTCCCCCCGGCTACAGTGCACCCCTTAGCTGCCCTGCACCCAACAGCTGCCCACATCCCCTAGCCGTAGCCCTCGCCCCGGGCTGCGCTGTGCTCCGGCCGGGCACTCGCTCCATTCGCTCTCTCCACCAATCAGCCGGCTCGGTCCCGCCCTCCCCGCGCTCTTACTGGCTCAGCCTCCTTGGCCTCATCCTCATACGATGGAGCGGACCAATGACCGCAGGCGCCAGCCGTGGCCAGCGGCTCACTCCGCCTCCCGCGCGGGGCACGCCGGGGATTGTAGTCGGGTGGCGGCGAAGCGCCGGCTGTCCCCGCGGCTCCGGACTACGCGTCCCGGCGAGCCCCGCGCCCGGGCGGAGAGCAGCGGGGCGGGGCAGgtcgcctcgcctcgcctccaACGCCGTTAACGCCGTCGGGGCGCTGGTAGCCGGTCTGGGCCGCGGTCTCGGTCACCATGAGCGGCAGCGGGGTGCGGGGTGCGGCGGCCGAGCGGGAGGAGTTCGTGAGCTTCTTCTCGCAGATCGTCCGCGACCTGACGGAGGGCGGCTTGGGGCATCCAGAGGTGGGCGACGCCGTGGCCCGGCTGAAGGAGGTGAGGGAGGCCCTGGGGGCCGGGGGAAGGTGGGGGCgggggcgccggggccggggccggggctgcccgctCCTCGCTGTCCGCAGGTGCTGGAGTACAACGTGCCAGGCGGGAAGTGCAACCGCGGGCTGACGGTGCTGGCCGCCTTCCGGGAGCTGGTGGCCCCCGAGCAGCAGGACCCGGAGAACCTCCGGTGCGCCTTGGCCGTCGGCTGGTGCATCGAGCTGGTAagagctggggcgggggggggcggacgggGGCCCCGTGGGGATCCCGTAGGGACCCTGTGGGGACCCCCACCGTCCCCTAATCCAGCCTCTTGCAGTTCCAAGCCTTTTTCCTGGTGGCTGATGACATCATGGATGCGTCCCTCACCCGCCgggggcagctctgctggtaTAAGAAGGTGAGAGGGTTGAGGAGGCCTCTGTCCgctgggggagagcagggagtCCTGTGGGGTCAAGGTGTTTTGTGacacctccctgccctcctggtGCAGGAGGGGATTGGTCTGGACGCCGTCAACGATGCCTTCCTCCTTGAGTCATCTGTCTACAGGCTGCTGAAGAAGTACTGCGGGGAGCGCCCCTACTACCTGAGCCTGCTGGAGCTTTTCTTGCAGGTAAGCCTAGCCCCTGCATCCCCTTCCCGCAGATTTACCTTGGGTCTGGGCCGTTTCTGGATGTTTGGTGGTGTGCAGGTCTCAGACTTTTCCTTAAGTTCCTGGGCATCCTGCCAGGCATGCACCCTTCTTTCAGACTCGGAGAGGAGTTGAAATGGggcttgggtttggggttttcagTGTGCTGTTGGGACTTCCCTGGGGGATTGCATGAAtaaatcctttctttcctcttcagacTGCCTACCAGACCGAGCTTGGGCAGATGCTGGACCTCATCACTGCTCCTGTTTCTCAGGTGGATTTGAATCGCTTCAGTGAGCAGAGGTAAAGAGGCGGAAAGGGCAGAGATGCCAGCCCTGTTGTGGCAGGTTGGCTCTGCTTGCAGTCCCTTCCAGACTCTGTGTAAGAGAGACAACGGCttgctgaaatgctgctgtCACCTACCAGGCGTCGCGGAGCGAGTCTTGCTCACACTGTCAGAGCTTGGGGGCTGGTTTGGAAGGagatgctgttttttcctgccGGCCCTGATCTGCAGAGCCCTGATGGGAGAGGAAGGCCTGGGCTTTGTCACTGAGCGTCGTTCCCTTGTCACAGGTATAAGGCAATTGTTAAGTACAAGACAGCATTCTACTCCTTCTACCTGCCCGTGGCTGCTGCCATGTACATGGTGAGTTTTATGCAAACAGTCTCAGGAGGGACCTAACCTTTGGTATGAGGCTGTCGAGGAGGGGAGGGAGTTTGGGAGATGGGAAAAGTAAGGGTGGAAGGCAAGTACTGGAAGggtttattcctttttcctcccctcttaGGCTGGTATTGACAGTAAGGAGGAGCATGACAATGCCAAAGTGATCTTGCTGGAGATGGGTGAATTCTTTCAGATCCAGGTAGGAGGTGGCTCCCCATCCCTCAGTGCTTGTAAGACACTGGTTGTGGCGCTCACGTGTTTCCATCTTCGTACAGGATGATTACCTGGACTGCTTTGGGGACCCGGAGGTGACGGGGAAGGTTGGCACTGATATCCAGGACAATAAGTGCAGCTGGCTGGTGGTGGAGTGTCTGCGTCGGGTTACACCAGACCAGAGGTGGATCCTGGAGGTAACACCACCAGGCTGACAAACCCCCTGGAGATGGGGGAGAGGTGGTGTGGACTCCCTCCCTGAGGACACAGTGTAGAGGGAATGTAGTGCCATAACATACACCTGAAAAGCCATgtgccagcctgcagagctgcactgTGCTGCTACCTGGCTGGGAGAAGGCTTGGTTGTTGTGAGTAGTGTAAGACAGTAGCAGGGAGAACAAGAGGTGACTCCTGCCACACTTTGAACgagcagctctggcagtggcCGTAAGCTGGACCTCAACCTGACTTGTTCTGGTGTTTTCTCAGGAGAACTATGGCTGTAAGGAGCCTGAGAAGGTGGCAAAGGTGAAGGAGCTCTATGAATCTCTGGGTATGAGGGCTGCTTTTCAGGAGTGTGAGGAGAGCAGCTATCACCGCCTGCAGGAGCTGATCAAAAAGCATGCCAACCGCCTCCCCAAGGAGATCTTTCTTGGCCTAGCTCAGAAGATTTACAAGCGCCAGAAGTGATGGTGGGCCTGCCTGTGGACTGCTTGCTCTTTCCTAAGGGGGCCTGGTGggtttgcccccccccccgtagcTGCCTCGAGCTGGTCCCTACCCACCATCCAGTGGGTCTcctgccctggggtggggggccaGGGACTGTTTGTAGACtgtgggggggggctgctggggggttTGTAGATCATCCGCCAGCCTGTGTGtcaataaatataaattattgtGGTCGTATCGCTGCCTGGTGTCTGGGGATGGGGCtgaaccgggggggggggggggggggggggggcggggagatGCCAGCACCCCCACGCTTTCCGGCCgcaggggttgggggggggggggggggggcggaccgAAGCACCGCCCCCGCCGTCTCCCGGGAGGGGCGGGACCGGGGCGGCtcccgggcggggcgggggcggggctcCTCCCTTCCGCCAGCCGCATTCGCCGCCGCAGCGCGACGAGgtgagcggggctggggggcacggCTGGCTCCAGGCAGCCGCaatggggaggggaaggggtggctgcagcccagcagcaccgCTCCCGCCGCGGGGGCCCGCCGGTCCTCCAGCCCCGGGACCTGAGCTCAGCGCCCGGTCGGGGCCGCCCCGGGGTCTGAGCTGACCATCCCCTGCCCGAGGCCGCCGGCAGATGCCCGGGGTCGGAGCTCTCCCCTCGACAGGGGCAGGGCCGAACGATGcggcaggctgcagcagctgccataTCTGTGGCGTTTCTGAGGCCGAGCCAGGGCCGAGTGGCTCCTCACCCGACCCTTTGGCCGGCCGTGCCATCCTCCCTTGGCCAGGACCTCCCCGGCTGAGGTTTCAAGGGCGTTCACTCCTTGACGGCATCTCTGAGACACTCCTGACCCTCGAGACCCGGCAGAGGGAATTCAGCCCTGCCACTGTAGCTGCCTGGACTGGCCGGAGCTTCCTTGGACCATGCTCAGGTCGTGTTCCGCGGATCAGCCGCCGGCTCACCAGCAactggctgcagcccctgcctgacTGGACAGGCCTGAGTTCGGtggggagctgtggggcagCTCCTCTCGGCTGGGTGTATTCCTGTCTCTGAACCTACAGGCTCTTGTGCTGGTCCCCTGCAGCCGGCCCTTCCTTGCTCGGTGGCTGCCGCAAGATCACTGCCATCCCTCTTGCCCTGTTCGTTCCTCTCCAGGTTTGTGCTGCTGCGTTCTCCCCTGCCAACTGAAAGGGTGTTTGATGTTTGCAGGGAGCTGGATGGTCTGAAGAGGGGAGCTGTGGGGCTCTCTGAGGAGCCCTGGCACTACCAGTGAGGCAGCATCATGCTGGCTCCGAAGAAAGGCCTACTGTGCAACCTCAACCACATCCATCTGCAGCACATCTCCCTGGGGCTGCACCTCTCCCGGCACCCGGAGCTGCAAGAGAACTCTGGCTCCATAGGTGGAGGAGACCAGACTGGCTGCAGCGACTGCCCGGAGAACTATGACCAAGTAGATGCCAATTCTAACAATCCCTCCTTGAAATGTCAGTGTTGCGAGCATCACACTCAGCAGCTGGTGATGCTGGGTTTCCAGAACCAGGCAGCTCAAGAGGATTTCCCCTGCCTGcatgctggggaggaggaggtggcttCGCCTTGTGATGCCCCTTGTGATctggcttcctcctccttctcctctgttAGCAGCTGCTCGGATTTCAGCTTGGATGACTCCCCGGTCTCTGTGTACTGCAAGGGGTTCTCCAGAGAAGAGTCCCAATCCCCTGAAAATCAGCCCACCATCAGTCCTATAGAAGATGCCCAGGATGGCAAGTCACTGGCTGACCAGGGTAGGACATGTGATGGAAGAGACGCCAACCTCAACCCCCCAGTGCTCCAGAGACCAGACGCCCTGGCTGGAGAGAGCCCGGacagcctctgcagcagcagcttgctcGACTCCCAGTGTGATGAGACCTCTCCCAGCATGGCAGCACAGGAGACCACCAGCATCTGCACCTACCTAGACCCTAACTGCAACCCCCTCCCCGACCCTGATGCTGTGCCTCCAGCTCCGCCGGCACCAGGACGGTGGGATCCCAGCCTGAGCAGAGCTCCTGAGCTGCAGCCCCGGGCTGGCAGCCTCCCCCCGCCTgtgcccccccggccccggagATGGCTGCAGGTTCTCAGTGggcacagagcacagcagccGCTCTTGCCTGCACAGCCGGCAGAGCCGGAGCCTGGCTCAGGTGACCTCTGCAGAGACGCAGGCAAGAAGACCATCACCTCCTTCCACGAGCTTgcccagaagaggaagaggaacgCCGCTGGGCCCACCCTTGCCCAGGCCAGGGCTGACCGGAGCGACTGGCTGATCATATTCTCACCTGACACGGAGCTGCCACCCCCCAGCGAGCTCCTCTCCAGCGCTGTGGGCCAGGagccagcctggccccagcTCCAGCACGACTGGCCAGCCAGACCTGCCAGCTCCAGGCAGAGAGAGGTGACAACGTTCAAGGAGCTGCGGTACCGCAGTGCCTCCAACAAGCCCAAGAGCCAGCCACCTGGCAAGTGGGCTGAGCCGGTGCCATCTCAGCACCCCTCTGCACCCCTTGAGACGGCCATAGGCGGTGAGGGCTTAGGCTGGGTGCCACCCATGCCTCTGGGCGGACAGTTGCTGGCATCTATGGACAGCCACCAGCTGAAGAGGAGGAGATCCCGACCAGGACTGCAGCCCATTGCGGAGGGGCAGCTGGGGGACGCAGAGGAAGGGGGGCTGCCACCACAAAGCTGTCTTCCAGGAGAGAAGGGGCTGGGCTCTGGCTGTGATAAAGATGCCCTTGTTCGGAGGcttgggggtcctggtggggCCCCCTGGGTGCCAGGGATGGtcaagagaggagaagagacCGGCGGGGAGGGTAAGAGTTTGGGTCCCTTCCAAGCTGAGTGCAGGAGTGTCACCCTTTAGGGGACtgagcggggcaggggggacctGCAGGCTCTGGCACAGCGGCCACGTCTGAGGCTGCAGGACCTGGGGGGGCAGCCAGTTGCGGAGGCGGTGGGTGCGTGTCGCAGCTGCATGCCAAGCCAGCCTGCTCCTTGCTAGCTGGCAAGATGGTTTCTGTGCCCCTCGAGCACTCTGTGCCGGGCAGGGCCGAGGGGCCACTGCTGCCTTCCGCTTCTTGCACGCGTGGGTTTTCCCCCTCCACATCTCCGGCTGCGCTCGGGTGGGACCCCTGAGTGTCCCCCCAgtccctggggctgccctggcctGTCCCGGCTGCCCAGGGCCGGGCTGGCCCGCCCCGCCGAGACGGCACCTCCTCACCCCGCCCGGCCTACGGGCTCCCTCCGGGCCCTTCCTCTTCCCCGTCCTTCCCCACCGCggggcccgccccgccccgcccgctgCCCTtcgccccgccgctgcccccggcTCCATGGCCGAGCGCTacccggccggccccggccccggtgctGCCGGCGGTGagtggggccggggcggcggggcgggctcCTTGCGGCCTCCCGTGGCGGCCTCGGGCCTCGcttccccccggccccgccgcccccgtcACGCCCCTACGCCGGGGCAGCGCTTCACCGGCCGCGGGGGAGCCCGGCCGGGGCCCCGCGGGCTGCGCCTgaccccgccgcccccccccggctctcTCCAGCCAGCGCCTCGCCGTCCGCCGCTGGAACCGCCCCGGGAGCAGCCCGGCCTGGCGGGGGGAGCACGGAGGgagcccgccgcccccgggaagagcagaagaaaggtaACGGCCCCGCGgtgccggccccgccgcccacGCTCGGGGCCGAACGGCCGCTGGGCCGGGGCGGTTTCCCCTCCGGAGCCTCTGCCCGGTCCGGCCCGTCCTCGCTGAGCAGGGCTCCGGGAGGTGGCAGGGGCTtggcgggggcggcggggaggtgAGGGGCTCGGCCCAGGGGCGGGGGTGGGCGGTGGGCCTGGCTGGTGTTTTGGGCGCGGgcacgggcaggcagggctgcctgctgcgGGGCCCAGCCCTGCTCGCCTCTCGGCAGATGGGGCTGTCGAGCCGGAGAACGGGGGTGGGGCTGCCCAGGCATCTTGGAAACACCTTGAGGGTCTCCTGCCCACGTCTCCATCCTGGCCTTGTCCCCTTGGAAACGGCGGGTCCTTCATCCCTGCACCCGAGAGCTACAGGTTCCCAGGCAACGGCGTGGGATGCTCTGTTACCCTCCTGCCCGCTCCTCCCTGGCTCCTCCAGGCTTTGATGTCCAGAGCTGCttcttgctgcagctgtggCCAGCGTGATGCTGGtcagccccagccagccctgcacTGCTGATGGGCTGAGGCAGGTGCTGCAGTGGTGGTGGGGTCGGGTGCCATGTTgacatcttcctttctgttgtcTGGCAGCCCTGCTGATTGCCGTCAGCACCGCCGTGGATAAGATTATTGCCCACTTCAGCACCGCGCGGAACCTCGTGCAGAAGGTTAGGGTCTGGGCTGAGgctctggctgggctggggtgggtaGGAGCAAGGGCAGGCCATGCAGGCTTTGGGCAGGAGGGGCTTTGGGAGTTCCAGGGGGAGGATCCCAccatccctccctgcaggctCAGGGTTAGGTGCTGCcattcccctccctctcctctccttgtGCCACCCTACTTCAGGCCCAGCTGGGAGACAGCCGGCTCAGCCCAGATGTGGGTTATCTGCTGCTGCACACCCTCTGCCCTGCACTCTATGCCTTGGTGGAGGATGGGCTGAAGCCATTCCAGAAGGATGTTATCACAGGCCAAAGGAAAAATTCCCCCTGGAGGGTGGTGGAAGCCTCTGTGAAGACAGGTTGGTGTGTGGAACACGCTCCTGGAGATATTGGCATCTCAGGGTGCCTGAAGCCCTTTTCcagcctgggctgggggagaaTGTGTGCCCAGAGCAGTGACTGTCTGTTGTATATTTCACAGGCCCCAACACCCGCTCTCTCCACTCCCTGTGCTGGCACGTGGCTGGGCTGGCCCCTCTCAACAGCACCAGACAGAAGTTTCACGCCTTTATCCTCGGCCTTTTGAAGTGAGTATTGGGCCTGCTGGCCCAGGCTGTTCTTGCTGTGATGGTAGGTTGGAAGAGAGTCCCAGGAGCTCTAACTTGGGTTCCTTTTGTCTTGTTTAGCATTAAGCAGCTGGAGCTATGGATCTCTCACCTGCAGAAGAGCCCAGGTAAGGACACAGTGCCTGGAAGCTCCCCACCCAAGTCCTCTCCTGTTTGCCAGGGTGATAATCCCATACCTGTTCCACCCCACGATGCTTGGATTTCCATAGTGGATAAGGGCATTGTTTTTCATGGTGCATCTTCAATACAACACCCAGCAGAAGTTGATCTGACCTGCTAGGACAGACTAGCTGGCCCTGGGAGGGGTGTGTGGGCAAGGGCAGGGCATTTTGCAGCTGTGCATATCTCGTAGGTGTAATCTCCGTGCTGTATTCACCCACGGCCTTCTTTGCCCTGAGCCAAGGCCCTTTTCCCCACCTCGCTGATgaactgctgctgctcatcCAGCCCCTCTCGGTGCTGACTTTCCACATTGACCTGCTCTTTGAACACCACCACCTCTCCATGGATGTAAGACCCCT
Coding sequences within:
- the RUSC1 gene encoding RUN and SH3 domain-containing protein 1 isoform X3; its protein translation is MLAPKKGLLCNLNHIHLQHISLGLHLSRHPELQENSGSIGGGDQTGCSDCPENYDQVDANSNNPSLKCQCCEHHTQQLVMLGFQNQAAQEDFPCLHAGEEEVASPCDAPCDLASSSFSSVSSCSDFSLDDSPVSVYCKGFSREESQSPENQPTISPIEDAQDGKSLADQGRTCDGRDANLNPPVLQRPDALAGESPDSLCSSSLLDSQCDETSPSMAAQETTSICTYLDPNCNPLPDPDAVPPAPPAPGRWDPSLSRAPELQPRAGSLPPPVPPRPRRWLQVLSGHRAQQPLLPAQPAEPEPGSGDLCRDAGKKTITSFHELAQKRKRNAAGPTLAQARADRSDWLIIFSPDTELPPPSELLSSAVGQEPAWPQLQHDWPARPASSRQREVTTFKELRYRSASNKPKSQPPGKWAEPVPSQHPSAPLETAIGGEGLGWVPPMPLGGQLLASMDSHQLKRRRSRPGLQPIAEGQLGDAEEGGLPPQSCLPGEKGLGSGCDKDALVRRLGGPGGAPWVPGMVKRGEETGGEASASPSAAGTAPGAARPGGGSTEGARRPREEQKKALLIAVSTAVDKIIAHFSTARNLVQKAQLGDSRLSPDVGYLLLHTLCPALYALVEDGLKPFQKDVITGQRKNSPWRVVEASVKTGPNTRSLHSLCWHVAGLAPLNSTRQKFHAFILGLLNIKQLELWISHLQKSPGVISVLYSPTAFFALSQGPFPHLADELLLLIQPLSVLTFHIDLLFEHHHLSMDVRPLSHQLESPLSPAHHSAQARGAVQPSLEGQSSAAGASLEDEIPPDTVGRAAGAEGSTRSQSQAAVRGLVPGPQVGAALQQTFQHVLWWGDQLSRTFLGADSLPETRRPKAGPQDAGAGLSGWWGQLSQASRIYAAPRKEKFPFVWWTKLQTAVGDSSPGQVARSQTSVNEPKGTELQLLQTKAVPELSSPKSSSSADTSGTSSPEDLLPPAGAGAPTKPDDPAAEEKLLVVCPEPHANRNQAAPSDPEAGGHPGPDKGSWLGWLFGATSPSARSFPPSPDTNSARSRRPSSWLSPSACVLAVVVKGLTSEKTHAQEQPERNISNSPQTHSPRWP